A stretch of DNA from Fundulus heteroclitus isolate FHET01 chromosome 22, MU-UCD_Fhet_4.1, whole genome shotgun sequence:
gattttttttctttttacagatttACCCAGATTACCACATAATATTGTACTTTTTGTACTAACACTGTACTGACTTCTTATTTAATCTGTAGCGGCCCGTTAAAACTAGATCATCAAGGACATCAAGCCGCGCTTTGGAACCAATCCCAGATCTTGTCCATGTTCCCAAATGCACTGTCCTTCCAAAGCCTTCCTTCTCTGTAAGTACAGGGTGCTAGATATGCTCGTACACCTCAGACTTTTTCACGTGACAACTACTGAATTCAACGTACGTTACTCAGATGATGCGATACATAAGAGTACATAAATGTGGAATATGATACACAGTTTTAAAAGTGCTCCTTTTTCCTAAAAACTACCTACTGCACTATTTACAAGAACGTTTTTGTCCTGCTTACTCAACAAGTCTTTCTTTCTGTAGGATCATCATTATGCCCTCGATCCggatcaagtaaaaaaaaagctttttgagGCTCAAGCTCGGattgaggagctgcagcggcAACTCAGGAATGCGAAGGATCGCGAAAGAAGACAGAAACTCATCTTAAGGTCGCTTCTGGAACAATTACAGCACACGGGGATGGTTTCAGAGGAAATGTACAACCAGCTGCGCCAGGATTCTGGTAGGTTCATTTATCAGCTGCAAAGTTTTGTCAGCtccaagacaaaaacaaaacaaacaaaaacatcagcTATTATAGAATGTTTTGAATGAAGTGAATGAGAGGATTGGTTCCacatttttatctccttttaAAAATTGGTCCCttgaattatgaaaaaaaaaaactgaaagaaaatgaaaccaaaacGTGGACTGCATCCTGACGCTAAGAAGCTGAAGACCTATCGGTACCAAATGTCAAGCTAAAAGGAAGGTAAACTTGAAGACTGTTCAGTTGCCGATCGCAACTGTGACTTAAGTCACTTTCATGATGGTCAGTTTTTGGcgacttaggctacgttcacactgcagcctgaagtgacccaattctgattttttttttttttgcccatatgtgacctgtatctgatcttttaatGACAGTctaaacaacacagatcggattttttcaaatgcgacccaggccacttggatctgtggtcctgaatccgatacgcatctgatcttttcaaatgtgacctgtgtctgtacggccgggtcgcatttatctgacctgtacgtcaccgatactcgacaaacgtcactattctgcgtcctgctatgcagaagcgggaagagaAACAACACCCATAGCGGAGTACagtgagaagagcagtcaatggacggaaagctccggttagaaaataaattaaagatcgCAAAATGCGCCCCAGGATTATACTTCCGCAAAcgctgaggacgcttgctacgtgtgacgtcatcgcgtcctcgagtgcacATGCGGGACACTTGAGTTGAatgcattcagttcacacaggagatcacatacaagtcccatatatttggaaatgtgaacgacctcgcaaaaaaaaaatctgatttcagaaaaaaatcagaattgagcattaagacctgcagtgtgaagtaggggtgtgcaaaataatcgtcatgacgatgcatcgcgattctaatatTCGCGATCcaatgcatcgattcttgacgccaagaatcgattattaattttaaaaaaacgaataaataaaatttcatgaatggttggcgaacatcagccaaaaacaagtggaatacaacttccagtccagtagaTGTCGTTGCGGATGTGTTGACGCCCGCTGCCTTGTGTCACAAGCATTTCCGGCCGCGGGATACTGCGACGAGCcattcataaacaaaacatggaggagTCTGAGAACATTCGCCCGGCTCCATCACATGTCAAGTCAGATGTTTGGACGCATcttggctttaaaaacaaagaaggtaaaaacaaaattgatatgACGCACGTAATTTGCAAACACTGTTACATCGTAATGAAATACTGTGGGAACACAATAAACTTAAAGGCACACATGCTGAGGCGCcatccagaaaaacaagagccgCGAGCGCCGCAAGCACtgattaaacaaacatttgattGCAAGCTAGCCCCAATTTCTACACGCgcaaacatttgaatgttttcatttcattggtttaaaggaccactgaggccatgtaaacggcactgattatccatattttgttatttttaagttttataaatcctaagcacttttcgtcagtgtgtccactccagtaatagtaatatttgtgtccagttacagtaatgtttattttcacgGCAGTACCTCCAAAAggcatttcaataaatacagctatgtatgaattcagttgcttttaGTTACagtatgtatcaattgaagacactatccagatcatacacagccagtcagccactggtgtacagtgttcagtgaaaatatcacaatgcattgcgatgcatcgcaataattcaagtatcgtgatgtatcgtgatagaatcgcatcgtgacttctttggcaatacccaccacTAGTGTGAAAGTAGCCTAAGTGCTTTGGCTCCTCTTGGCATTTCAAAAGTTTGGTCATTACAGAAGTCTTCCTTGTCAGTTTccaagtgtttttaaaacaaaagagatttttaaaatatgagAGATAATGTATTCTGAGAAGAAGATGACTCCGTTAACTCCAGTTACCACCAATCCAActttgattgtttttctttgtgtcctGCTGGACGAAAGtgtatcgataaaatagaaatcacattgatcgatattgataattatcaacaaatgcAAAACTTATATCTTAAGtacagccctggccattttatgctgttgcttggcaccttttttttttagatacagacacaaacactgaattcaaactttttattcaaccaactttttaccaaaaccacAGAGTTCAGTGAGCAAgcgttctttttttaaaacttgtaaagggggcggagcttgatgacggagcgttcctggatgtgtttgtgattggttgggaggatgtaatgactgtaatattaacctacatggctagaatgcaaaaggaaggaaaactgttattctattgaactttttattcacCCTTTTTATCTATCATCGATATGCGTCTAACGATCTATAtacattgttattgaattatcgtccagccctatgctACATCAGCGTTGATACCTAGAACACACATCTCATACTTGGCCGTATTGCTCACAGAGCTTTAGATGTGTGGGTTTCAGCTACTGTTTTCCCTCTTGGCATTCAGTTACTATCCACCTGGATGCTCCAGAGCAGCAAAGTACCAAAGCTGCCTATGCAAAGGTGGTCACAGTAATTTTGATTCATATCTGCTGCTACTGTCCCTTTTTTAAACCTTGGGCAAACAGCAAAGGgtatttagttttttcctgTGACTGTATCGACACTGGTGCAAACTGTCTTTTTCTCATTAACTGTTAGAGCCCTTAAAAGTATCCGTGAGGACTTTAAGTTATTGCAAGCCGATCGAGTTATAATAAACCTGCATGATACTAGCTAAAACGGAGTAAGGGACAGGAAGTAACTCTGTttggtgaaataaatgtctggtGGTTAGAGCTTTGTGCTTGCGttctgggttcgaatcccacagactgccattctggttccctgagcaagacccttagccccagaatgctcccctggcgccgcacattggcagcccactgctccctaagggaggGGTTAAACCCAGAGGACAtgtttcattggaatgtatgtcgcaatgacaaataaagataatcGGTATTGTAAAGTTTGACATTTTGCTTTGTTCTGCAccttcttttaatttaaaattcttcagaTTTAACCCacggttattattattatttttttcttatttcagaGTGCTGGGAGGATGAGCCATCATGAAGGCTTGTTTAGAGGCTTCAAGCGTTGGCCGGGATCCCTCATCTGGACAAAAGCTGCAGAGTTCTTGAAATTCCAGCTGTGCTCCCCCCACTAGGTTTATATAAATGTGTTCACCATTCGCCCACAGAAAGGTTATTACTTACTTATAACTCATCCACTAGAAAGTCTGAATAAAGAGTGAttggaaattaaaaaatgtattgactGTGGAAAATTGTTGTAtggaaaatttaatttttgataGATCCATTGTTCTGTTGCCCCAAGATTCTTGTTTTGAGTAGTTCATaataaagggttttttttttttggggggggggggggggctgaggtTATCTGAAGGTACAATGTAAGTCATGAGAATGTTTTTACATGTTCa
This window harbors:
- the LOC105927318 gene encoding THAP domain-containing protein 6; translation: MPVSCSAYGCKNRRTSLSRRRGITFHQFPKNPGLRKAWVAAFRRLDFKPSNKTVLCSDHFTEADFDRTGQTVRLREGVIPSIFASFPNHLKKRPVKTRSSRTSSRALEPIPDLVHVPKCTVLPKPSFSDHHYALDPDQVKKKLFEAQARIEELQRQLRNAKDRERRQKLILRSLLEQLQHTGMVSEEMYNQLRQDSECWEDEPS